In a single window of the Deinococcus aetherius genome:
- a CDS encoding Gfo/Idh/MocA family protein: MGFLIVGPGKVAHTHAGALADLPGARLAAVCGRNAERTAAFAAQYGARPFTDLGEALRDPGVHAVILCTPHPLHADAAVEAARAGKHVFVEKPLALTVRDADRMITAAREAGVKLGVVSQRRLYEPVQRVKRAILDGKIGRPILGTLSLLGWRGPEYYAMDAWRGTWAGEGGGVLVNQAVHQLDLLQWFVGPLEEVSGAWANLNHPEIEVEDTAVATLRFAGGALGSVVVSNSQNPGLWGRVHVHGENGATVGVQTDGGSSFVAGVTTAVEPPVNDVWTVPGEEGLLPLWQAEDRERAARLDVMTHYHRLQIGDFVGAVREGREPLVPGEEGRKTVELIEAIYRAGRTRSVVRLPLEG, encoded by the coding sequence GTGGGCTTCCTGATCGTCGGGCCGGGCAAGGTCGCGCACACGCACGCGGGGGCCCTCGCCGACCTGCCCGGTGCCCGGCTCGCCGCCGTCTGCGGGCGGAACGCGGAACGCACCGCCGCCTTCGCCGCACAGTACGGGGCGCGGCCCTTCACCGACCTGGGAGAAGCGTTGCGTGACCCGGGCGTTCACGCCGTCATCCTCTGCACCCCGCACCCCCTGCACGCGGACGCCGCCGTGGAGGCCGCCCGGGCGGGGAAACATGTGTTCGTGGAAAAGCCCCTCGCCCTGACCGTCCGGGACGCCGACCGGATGATCACGGCGGCGCGGGAGGCGGGCGTGAAACTCGGCGTGGTCAGCCAGCGCCGCCTGTACGAGCCGGTCCAGCGGGTCAAGCGGGCGATTCTGGACGGCAAGATAGGCCGTCCCATCCTCGGCACCCTCAGCCTGCTGGGCTGGCGAGGCCCCGAGTATTACGCGATGGACGCCTGGCGCGGCACCTGGGCGGGCGAGGGCGGCGGCGTCCTCGTCAATCAGGCCGTGCATCAGCTCGACCTCCTCCAGTGGTTCGTGGGTCCCCTGGAGGAAGTGTCGGGTGCCTGGGCGAACCTCAACCACCCGGAAATCGAGGTGGAGGACACGGCGGTCGCCACCCTGCGCTTCGCGGGCGGGGCGCTCGGCAGCGTCGTGGTGAGCAACAGCCAGAATCCGGGGCTGTGGGGCCGGGTCCACGTCCACGGGGAAAACGGCGCGACGGTCGGCGTGCAGACGGACGGCGGCTCGTCCTTCGTGGCGGGGGTGACGACGGCGGTCGAGCCCCCCGTCAACGACGTGTGGACCGTGCCGGGCGAGGAGGGCCTGCTGCCTCTCTGGCAGGCCGAGGACCGGGAACGCGCCGCCCGCCTCGACGTGATGACGCACTACCACCGCCTTCAGATCGGGGACTTCGTGGGGGCCGTGCGGGAGGGCCGCGAGCCGCTCGTGCCCGGCGAGGAGGGCCGCAAGACCGTAGAGCTGATCGAGGCGATCTACCGGGCGGGCCGGACGCGAAGCGTGGTGAGGCTGCCGCTGGAGGGCTGA
- a CDS encoding Kelch repeat-containing protein, with protein MPDLARRPPRVLLAAALSLGLSLAAPSPSWSSLAPLPQARQEVGAAAVNGRVYVVGGFLADGRTTARAEAYDPVTNTWASLPPLPVPVNHPAAVWLGGRLYVLGGHVGPGLEGATDAVQIYEPGKGWRSGTPLPSKRGGLAAAVIGGRIYAVGGQRGPSVGDLAVYDPGRDRWTVLPPMPTRRDHLGVAVLEGRLHAVGGRTDGRDFRLTAHEVYDPASGRWSRAAPLPTGRSGHAVAATGRCLYALGGEGSTRQGGMFGEVERYDARAGTWTTLSPMPQARHGMGAVTLGARLLLSGGGVVAGLGPTAANEAFTPPPC; from the coding sequence ATGCCCGACCTCGCCCGCCGCCCGCCCCGAGTCCTGCTCGCCGCCGCCCTCTCCCTCGGCCTGTCGCTCGCGGCCCCCTCGCCCTCGTGGTCGTCCCTCGCCCCGCTTCCCCAGGCCCGCCAGGAGGTCGGCGCGGCGGCCGTGAACGGACGGGTGTACGTCGTCGGCGGCTTCCTCGCGGACGGCCGCACCACGGCCCGCGCCGAGGCCTACGACCCGGTCACGAATACCTGGGCGAGCCTCCCGCCCCTCCCGGTCCCCGTGAACCACCCGGCGGCGGTGTGGCTGGGCGGCAGGCTCTACGTCCTGGGCGGGCACGTCGGCCCCGGGCTGGAGGGGGCGACGGACGCCGTGCAGATTTACGAGCCCGGGAAGGGCTGGCGTTCCGGCACCCCCCTGCCGAGCAAACGCGGCGGGCTCGCGGCGGCCGTTATAGGGGGCCGGATCTACGCCGTCGGCGGCCAGCGCGGGCCGAGCGTAGGGGACCTCGCGGTGTACGACCCGGGGCGGGACAGGTGGACGGTCCTCCCCCCCATGCCCACCCGCCGCGATCACCTCGGCGTGGCGGTGCTGGAGGGGCGGCTGCACGCCGTCGGCGGAAGAACGGACGGGCGCGACTTCCGGCTCACGGCCCACGAGGTCTACGACCCGGCCTCCGGGCGCTGGTCGCGCGCCGCTCCCCTGCCCACCGGGCGCAGCGGACACGCGGTGGCGGCCACGGGAAGGTGCCTGTACGCCCTCGGCGGGGAGGGCAGCACCCGCCAGGGCGGCATGTTCGGTGAGGTCGAGCGGTACGACGCGCGGGCCGGAACCTGGACCACCCTCTCCCCGATGCCGCAGGCGAGGCACGGCATGGGAGCGGTCACGCTCGGGGCTCGCCTCCTCCTCTCGGGCGGGGGCGTGGTCGCGGGACTCGGCCCGACGGCGGCGAACGAGGCATTCACCCCGCCCCCCTGCTGA
- a CDS encoding AAA family ATPase, which translates to MTAPSPLTPLSPQAVTNAAARLRTLLFEVKKVIVGQDLLLERLLVALLARGHVLVEGVPGLAKTLAIKTTADAIGASFRRIQFTPDLVPADLIGTRIYNQKTGAFEVELGPVVANLILADEINRAPAKIQSALLEAMQERQVTIGSQTFPLPDPFLVLATQNPIESEGTYFLPEAQVDRFMFKVVVGYPGFHEEMTVVERVSSSFPPVGVQLSGEELRELQRMADLVYVHPAVTEYAVTLARATRDPAAVRLPDLARAVAYGASPRASVNLILGAKALAVVRGREYALPEDVRDLAPEVLRHRVMLSYEGLAEEIRIEEMVGRLIAAVPLPRVHLGDPTGASPPVVTGNGPA; encoded by the coding sequence ATGACCGCACCCTCCCCCCTCACCCCCCTGTCGCCCCAGGCGGTGACGAACGCCGCCGCCCGCCTCAGGACGCTGCTCTTCGAGGTCAAAAAGGTCATCGTGGGGCAAGACCTCCTGCTCGAACGGCTGCTCGTCGCGCTGCTCGCGCGCGGGCACGTCCTCGTGGAGGGGGTGCCCGGCCTCGCCAAGACGCTGGCGATCAAGACGACCGCCGACGCTATCGGGGCGTCGTTCCGGCGCATCCAGTTCACGCCCGACCTCGTGCCCGCCGACCTGATCGGCACCCGCATCTACAACCAGAAGACGGGCGCGTTCGAGGTCGAACTCGGCCCGGTCGTCGCCAACCTGATTCTGGCCGACGAGATCAACCGCGCGCCCGCCAAGATCCAGTCGGCCCTGCTGGAAGCCATGCAGGAGCGGCAGGTCACCATCGGCAGCCAGACCTTTCCGCTGCCCGACCCCTTCCTGGTCCTGGCGACCCAGAACCCCATTGAGTCGGAGGGCACCTACTTCCTGCCCGAAGCGCAGGTGGACCGCTTCATGTTCAAGGTGGTCGTGGGCTACCCCGGCTTCCACGAGGAGATGACGGTCGTGGAGCGGGTGTCGAGTTCCTTCCCGCCCGTGGGGGTGCAGCTCTCCGGCGAGGAGCTGCGCGAGTTGCAGCGCATGGCCGACCTCGTGTACGTCCACCCGGCGGTGACCGAGTACGCGGTGACGCTCGCCCGCGCCACCCGTGACCCGGCGGCGGTGCGCCTTCCCGACCTCGCGCGGGCGGTGGCCTACGGGGCGAGTCCGCGCGCGAGCGTCAACCTGATCCTGGGCGCCAAGGCCCTCGCCGTCGTGCGCGGGCGCGAGTACGCCCTGCCCGAGGACGTGCGCGACCTCGCGCCGGAGGTCTTGCGGCACCGCGTCATGCTCTCGTACGAGGGGCTGGCGGAGGAGATCAGGATCGAAGAGATGGTCGGCAGACTCATCGCCGCCGTGCCGCTGCCGCGCGTCCACCTCGGCGACCCGACGGGCGCCTCTCCGCCGGTCGTGACGGGCAATGGCCCTGCTTAG
- a CDS encoding DUF58 domain-containing protein, with protein sequence MALLSLRRRRVVASPPPALHVPARPPLEPPAQLLRRLEFRVVRRLDGFLFGDYRGLFYGPSLDLAEVREYQPGDEVRRIDWNVTARSGRLHVRQYREERELTAWLVIDTSPSMNFGTRRVLKRELAREFAGVASLVITRHGDKIGAITFGPGSGMAPPRGGRAQALAVMNLLSRGARGGPDASTQPTDLASALTAVERTLRRRSLVFVVSDFLETAPPGAGGWTGALGRLAQRHDVVAVRVSDPAERALPDVGGVRMRDPETGEELWLDTSDPGVRAAHARLVGERDMALKRALQSAQVDLLDLGTERDPVGPLLRFAAVRRGRRR encoded by the coding sequence ATGGCCCTGCTTAGCCTGCGGCGCCGCCGGGTCGTGGCGAGCCCGCCGCCTGCCCTCCACGTTCCGGCCCGCCCGCCCCTCGAACCGCCCGCCCAATTGCTGCGGCGGCTGGAGTTCCGGGTGGTGCGGCGGCTCGACGGCTTCCTCTTCGGGGACTACCGGGGCCTGTTCTACGGCCCCAGCCTGGACCTCGCCGAGGTGCGCGAGTACCAGCCCGGGGACGAGGTGCGGCGCATCGACTGGAACGTCACCGCGCGCAGTGGCAGGCTCCACGTCCGCCAGTACCGCGAGGAGCGCGAGCTGACCGCGTGGCTGGTCATCGACACCTCGCCGTCGATGAACTTCGGCACCCGCCGGGTCCTCAAGCGCGAGCTGGCGCGCGAGTTCGCGGGCGTGGCCTCGCTCGTGATCACCCGCCACGGGGACAAGATCGGGGCGATCACCTTCGGCCCCGGTTCCGGGATGGCGCCGCCGCGCGGGGGGCGGGCCCAGGCGCTCGCGGTGATGAACCTGCTGTCGAGGGGCGCGAGGGGCGGGCCGGATGCCTCCACCCAGCCCACCGACCTCGCCTCGGCCCTCACGGCGGTCGAACGGACGCTGCGGCGGCGGTCCCTCGTGTTCGTGGTGTCGGACTTCCTGGAGACGGCGCCCCCCGGCGCGGGGGGCTGGACTGGGGCCTTGGGGCGGCTCGCCCAGCGGCACGACGTGGTGGCGGTGCGCGTCTCGGACCCCGCCGAGCGGGCGTTGCCCGACGTGGGGGGAGTGCGGATGCGCGACCCGGAGACGGGGGAGGAACTGTGGCTCGACACCTCGGACCCGGGGGTGCGCGCCGCCCACGCCCGGCTGGTGGGGGAGCGTGACATGGCCTTGAAGCGGGCGCTGCAATCCGCGCAGGTGGACCTCCTCGACCTGGGCACCGAGCGGGACCCGGTGGGGCCGCTGCTGCGCTTCGCGGCCGTGAGAAGGGGGCGGCGCAGATGA